Proteins from a single region of Haloarcula laminariae:
- a CDS encoding DUF3209 family protein, which yields MSCYEIEALRLGLMNVLGTEDDHARQHAEAELEGHLSGPIEALANAETLSAIERHLDAALVDLEEEIARTDEETDEYDYMRGRLVAVRDAERAVSRITAQGEDVLSGLGEAHDVLHEAFPVEE from the coding sequence ATGAGCTGCTACGAAATCGAGGCCCTCCGACTGGGCCTCATGAACGTTCTCGGTACCGAAGACGACCACGCGCGCCAGCACGCGGAAGCCGAGCTGGAGGGGCACCTGTCCGGTCCCATCGAGGCGCTGGCGAACGCGGAGACGCTGTCCGCCATAGAGCGCCACCTCGACGCCGCGCTGGTGGACCTCGAAGAGGAAATCGCCCGCACCGACGAGGAGACGGACGAGTACGACTACATGCGCGGCCGACTCGTCGCCGTGCGGGACGCCGAACGGGCCGTGAGCCGCATCACCGCCCAGGGCGAGGACGTCCTCTCGGGCCTGGGCGAGGCCCACGACGTGCTTCACGAGGCGTTCCCGGTCGAGGAGTGA
- a CDS encoding CbiX/SirB N-terminal domain-containing protein, with translation MSEATTAPEGLDDEAILLAGHGSRREKSNEQVRELAASLEGRLGIPVDAAFLELAEPAIDEAISGLAATVSQVSVVHLSLFAASHVKNDVPLAVTQARERHPELTINNGAHLGVHPALLSLLDDRAAAVEAELGVDREDDDVAVVVCARGSSDPDANADVHKLARLLYEGREFSRVDASFIGVTEPLLSETLHDVAKTRPDAVVVLPYMLGDGVLTGRIKDGAREFDDEYPYVDAGFGEPLGTDPRLLDVLGDRWQEARTGSVEMSCDTCKYKVELDGYEDDTGGARAMLRALTHQAEHEDREDVADDPHVHDAPEKHVAVCTNQTCAADGAPAVLERLRQAVRDSDHCDARITRSSCLGRCGEGPMVAVYPDGVWYGGVGADDADDIVGDHLDRDRIVSELVDQTL, from the coding sequence ATGAGCGAAGCCACCACCGCCCCCGAGGGCCTCGACGACGAGGCTATCCTGCTCGCGGGACACGGCTCCCGCCGGGAGAAGTCAAACGAGCAGGTCCGCGAGCTGGCCGCGTCCCTCGAAGGCCGGCTCGGCATCCCCGTCGACGCCGCCTTCCTCGAACTCGCCGAGCCGGCCATCGACGAGGCCATCTCGGGGCTGGCGGCGACCGTCTCGCAGGTGTCGGTCGTCCACCTCTCGCTCTTTGCCGCGAGCCACGTCAAAAACGACGTGCCTCTCGCCGTCACGCAGGCCCGGGAACGGCACCCGGAGCTCACCATCAACAACGGCGCGCACCTGGGGGTCCACCCCGCCCTGCTCTCGCTGCTCGACGACCGCGCGGCCGCCGTCGAGGCCGAGCTGGGCGTCGACCGGGAGGACGACGACGTGGCGGTGGTCGTCTGCGCGCGGGGCTCGTCTGACCCCGACGCCAACGCCGACGTTCACAAGCTCGCCCGCCTGCTGTACGAGGGCCGTGAGTTCTCTCGCGTCGACGCCTCCTTCATCGGCGTCACCGAGCCGCTCCTTTCCGAGACGCTCCACGACGTGGCAAAGACCCGCCCCGACGCCGTCGTCGTTTTGCCGTACATGCTCGGCGACGGCGTGCTGACGGGCCGCATCAAGGACGGCGCCCGCGAGTTCGACGACGAGTACCCCTACGTCGACGCCGGCTTCGGCGAGCCCCTCGGGACCGACCCGCGGCTGCTCGACGTGCTGGGGGACCGCTGGCAGGAGGCCCGGACCGGCAGCGTCGAGATGTCCTGTGACACCTGCAAGTACAAGGTCGAACTCGACGGCTACGAGGACGACACCGGCGGCGCCCGCGCGATGTTGCGGGCGCTGACCCACCAGGCCGAACACGAGGACCGCGAGGATGTCGCCGACGATCCACACGTCCACGACGCACCCGAGAAACACGTCGCGGTCTGTACCAACCAGACGTGTGCCGCCGACGGCGCGCCGGCGGTCCTGGAGCGCCTGCGCCAGGCCGTCCGCGACAGCGACCACTGCGACGCCCGCATCACGCGGTCGTCCTGCCTGGGCCGCTGTGGCGAGGGGCCGATGGTCGCGGTCTACCCCGACGGCGTCTGGTACGGCGGCGTCGGCGCGGACGACGCCGACGACATCGTCGGCGACCACCTGGACCGCGACCGCATCGTGAGCGAACTGGTCGACCAGACGCTGTAA
- a CDS encoding type 1 glutamine amidotransferase — protein sequence MRLALLNAAQAADETRENFRRELDADLDVFHCPSGEVPPDFRYDGFVVTGSWASVYWDREWIGRLKTWVGEAVEAGLPALGVCYGHQLLADVMGGRVRSMGEYEIGYRTVEQDGDNRLLDGLDDRLTVFTTHSDHVAEAPPGATVFARNDYGIHGFRKDRVFAVQFHPEYDMATARSVTRGKDELSDQRIESVLADITDDNYEAAREAKRLFDNFLAFVEEVRNCQAGAS from the coding sequence ATGCGTCTCGCGCTGCTGAACGCGGCCCAGGCGGCCGACGAGACACGGGAGAACTTCCGCCGCGAACTCGATGCGGACCTGGACGTGTTCCACTGCCCGTCCGGCGAGGTGCCGCCCGACTTCCGCTACGACGGGTTCGTGGTGACCGGCTCGTGGGCGTCGGTGTACTGGGACCGGGAGTGGATCGGCCGGCTGAAGACCTGGGTGGGCGAGGCCGTCGAGGCGGGGTTGCCGGCGCTTGGGGTCTGTTACGGCCACCAGCTGCTCGCCGATGTCATGGGCGGGCGCGTCCGGAGCATGGGCGAGTACGAAATCGGCTACCGCACGGTCGAACAGGACGGGGACAACAGGCTGCTCGACGGGCTCGACGACCGGCTGACCGTCTTCACGACCCACTCCGACCACGTCGCCGAGGCACCGCCCGGCGCAACCGTCTTCGCCAGGAACGACTACGGCATCCACGGCTTCCGCAAGGACCGCGTCTTCGCGGTGCAGTTCCACCCCGAGTACGACATGGCCACCGCCCGGTCGGTCACACGGGGAAAAGACGAACTCTCCGACCAGCGAATCGAGTCCGTCCTGGCGGACATTACGGACGACAACTACGAGGCCGCCCGCGAGGCCAAACGGCTGTTCGACAACTTCCTGGCGTTCGTCGAGGAGGTCCGGAACTGCCAGGCCGGCGCGAGCTGA